Part of the Candidatus Moraniibacteriota bacterium genome is shown below.
AAGTGTCCACACAAGAACTGCATAGTCGTGCTCAGGAATTGAAGAGTGAAGCTGATGCAGCTCGGGACGATTATTTGAAATTAAAGCATCGAAATGAGTCGAAATGGTTGGCGGTCAAGAGAGCACTGTTTGCATCACGCTCCAAGGAACCGCCAAAGAACCTCGTGGACGAGTTGGCGGTCTTGGAAAGCAACTGGAAATATAAATTGACGCTTTATAAAAATGCTGTTGTTGAACTAGCGAAACGCGAATCGGAGGATCGAAAACTGGATGGAAAAGGAAAGGGCTTACTCATGGCGGAGGCGATTCGCGGGCTTGATTTTCAAGGATCGATTGAAAATTACAATGCCTGGAAAGATGCGGCATGGGGAAATAGGGAAGACTCCCGGTTTCTTCGCGGACTCGGTCGTGCGAAGGATTGGACGGAACAATACAGAGCGCTCGATTGGAAGAAGCGCATGGCGATTTCCGCGCTTGCTTTGGGTACAGGTGTTGCCGGGGTTGCCACGGGGTCTGCGGGATTGGTGGGTCTTGGTGTCGCGGGAAGCACGCTGATTCGATTGTTGGGGTCGTACGGCGTTGGACGTGTTTCATATGAGTATCTGGAGGGTCGAGCGAATAGAAAAACGGTTCAGTATCACGAGGCAGCACTCTCGAATATTGAGAAGATAGAAGATATAGGATTCTTGGAGCAGAGAATGAAATCGTATGCCGATCGTACACAAGAGAATCTCGATCGAGCAATCGCAGGAAATCGGAAGCGGGTCGTGACGAGTGTTGCACTTGGCACATTGCTCTTTGCTGGTGGATCGGCATTTGCTCATCATGGAGCGATACGGGAAGTTTCGGGAAAGGTTTCAAGTGGCTTTTCAAAGCTTCTTGAGCAAATGAAAATCATTACCGGAATCGAGGATTTTCACAGTGCTCCAATTTCACTAGATGCCTCTCCTCTCGATGTCTACAATGTCCCTCCGAGCGAACTCACCCCTTCTCAACCGAGTGTATCAGTTGATACAGGTGCTTCTCCTGCTCGTATTGCTTCAGGTGTGGGAAGTGTAGAGGTTTCCCCTTCCAGTGCGACGGAAGTCGTTCGTCAGGTGAGTCCTCCCGCATCAGAAAGTGTGAATGTTGGTGCTGGCATGAGAGAACTGGTTATCAATCACCAAGGCGGTTCCATTGAGGAAGTAATGAACAAAGCTGGTATTGACGGGGCGGAGAGTCATCGAGCGTATCTTCGTTTTTTGGAAGAGATGAAAAAAGCTGGAAAGAATATCGCTCAGCTCGATAACGTTCTTCAAAAGAGCATGCATATAGGGGATGATGTGAGCGTGATTATAAATCCGGATGGCACAGCAAGAATTTTGCAAATCACCCGAAAGTCGGGAGAGGCGATTCTTCAGAATATCACGGCACCTGGAGCGGGAGATATTGTCCACAGCGCGAGAATTGAACTGACTTCTCCTTCACCGCAGTCAAGTGCAGCTCCACTTTCGCGGTCAATTGCGCCGCCAACCCCTTCTCCTGACGTCGCTGTATCGAGTCCTCCTATTCCTGCCGAATCTATCCCTCAAGTGCCTCTCGAGTCGCTTGATATTTCTGCTCAGGGAAGTGAATATTTGAAGAATGTGGGTACAATAGTGAAAGAGAGGTTGACATTTCTTCCTCTCTCTCAGGGACAAAAGGATCTTATAGAAAGTATTTTTGGCGCCAGAGTTCCGGTTTCTGGGACTGAACCGACGCCGAGCTCTGTGCTTTTTGTGAAGGATTCGCTTGGGCGAGCACTTTTTCCGTCGGAAGATGTGGCACGTTGGATGCGGAATGATGTTGAATACATAAAAGAGAAAGTGAATAGAGCTGTGTACGCTGGTATTGTTCGCATCGGTGGCGAATCACTTCGCATTGGCAAAGTAATTTCACCAGGTGAAACCGTCGGAAGCTGGCTTACAAAAATGGCGAAATATATTCTTACCCATCCGCTTGAGTCGAAAAAATAAACATAACTTCTGTCTTTAACTTTTCATCTATGCCACTTTCTATTGAGCAACTTAAAGCCGACCTTGTGAAAGAGTTTGGGTTGGAGAATTTGCCAGAAGCAAAGCAACAGGAGTTGCTTGATATGATGACGGAGACGGTGATGAAGCAGATTTTTCTCGCGCTTGGAGAAAAGATGGGTGATGAGGGTGCGGATGAATTCGATGCGTTGATGAAATCGGGAGATCAACAGAAACTGGAGGCGTTTATCAAACAGTACGTGTCGAATCCAGATGCGTTTGTAAAAGGAATTGTCACGGAGTTTCGTGATGCAGTGAAGAACGGTGGAATACCGGCAGATTCGATTTCTGGGAAGCCTGCTTGATGTGTGTGATGAACTCTTGCATGAAAGAAAGTGATTCGTGTCTTTTTATTCTAATATCTACACGCTATGTTTTCTGAAGATGGAAATGAGCACATGGACTCCAGACGCAAAAAGCCTGATGATGCGTTTGATTATCGAGGCACTCCTGAGGATAAAGCTGACTTCGAGGTGTTGGCAGCAGAGAATGCTGCGGAAAGATTACGAAGGGAAAGGGTTGAAGAAATTCAGAAGATACAGGAGGATTTTGATATCGATACGGAAAAAATACACCAGGAGCGCATTCATATCGAAGGAAAAAAAGAGGTTGATATTCTACAAGAGAAGGTTGAGAGGTTGAAAAGAGAATATAATGCTGAAACAACCTTACGGAATAAGTATGTAGATGCCGAAAGAAACCGTGGATTTCTGAGAAAGGCATGGGAATTTTTCTTTGTTCCGCGCAATGCTTCTACTTCGGATCGACTGAATATCATTGCTTTGGATGAACGTGTTCGGCAAAGTCTCTCGGCATATCGAGCCGCTAAAAAAGAGCTTGAAGATGCGGAGTCATCAATATCGAAGGATAAAGAATCGCTATCTTGATTTATGAATACGGGTATGTGTTCAGGGTTGATGTTTCTCGGAATACAATTGAATGGTCGAGTCTAATTTCTTAGTGTGATGATACTTATGCCGGAAGAAAAAACTATTATCGGGGTACCGGAGGATGTTGCAGAAAAATTGAAGTCTGATGATGTAGAAAATGTCCGAGATATTTTGGATGTTCCTGGGAGGCAATCAGAGTTGTGGGTGGACGGGAAAGCAGAGAAGCATGTGGATGCTCAAGAGAGCGCATCGGAGTATGAACGCAAGTTGAGTGAAGTGCAGGCAGCAGCATCTGCCTCGGCGCAGACAACGACCACGAAGAATGATGATGTGAAGTTCGATGCCGATGCTATTCGTCATATGGAGGATGCTGCGGGGCGTGTACAAAAGCTGCTTGATCTTGCTCGTGTGAAGGGGGTAGCGCATGCTGTGTCGGTTGCGGAGCATATCGATGCCTATACTTTGGATATTACGCATGATCGCATTGCTGACGAGCTCTCGGATGAACTTCGTAAACAAGGTCTGCTTGATGACGCCAATGAATGATAGATGGATGATGGGAACGAATGTCTTTTATGGAAACAACTTTTGATTTCAATTTGATTCTTATTCCCCTCCTCTTTGCGATGGGGGGATTGGCGGCGCTCTCGGGAGTGTTGTTAGTTATTCGAACCCTTCTCTTTTTTCGTGCGCGCATCAACCGATCGCTCAATATGGACTTGGAAACGATTCAGGTGTCGAAGCCGGCGGATCGGAAGGGTGAATCATTGCGTCCCGATGAGTGGAAGGAAGAGATTGGGGCTATGGAGCAACTCTTGGTGTCGCTGCAGTCTTTTCGTGGGATGAAGCACAGGTTTAATCCTCTCTCGGATATCAAAAGATTCTTCTATGGACCGCCAGCAATTGTATTTGAGGTGGCAAATCCCGAAGGTGATGAGGAGATGACATTTTTTCTTTCGGTGCCGAGGAAGTTTCGGGAAGGTATTGAGAAACAAGTGCACAGCTTTTTCCCGAATGCCTTTGTAGAGAAGGTGAAGGACTACACTATTTTTTCTCCAAAGAGCTTTTCGTCTGTTTCGACGCTATCGCTCGCGAAGAGTCCAGCGCTCCCGATACGGACCTATGAATCACTCGATGTTGATCCTCTCAATGAGATTTCCAATTCTCTGAGCAAGCTTTCCAAAGAAGGTGAGGGTGCAGCAGTGCAGATCATTCTTTCTCCAGCCGGTACGTCATGGCGCTTGGAGGGGCGGCGAATTGCGCATGAGATGCAACAAGGGAAACGTCTCGCGGATGTATATCACGAGTCGCCATTTTTGCACTTTCTCGGATCGGCATTTGTATCGCTCTTTCATGCAGCGACTTATACTGACAAACCAGGAGAAAAACCCGCCGATAAACCTCTTGTTCAACTGACGCCGGAGGAGCAAGATTTGGTGAAGGCGATTGAGCGCAAGGTGTCGAAGGCTGCCTTCCATGTCAATGTGCGTCTGCTTGCAGCAGCGGCTTCACAAGAGCGCGCTGATCAAATACTTGCGACGATGGAAAATGCCTTTGCACAATTTGAATATCCGGAAGCAAATCTTTTCCGTACACAGCGTCTGCGTGATCGCTCGGCAAAGCCGGTAATTTTTGACTATATCTTCCGCTCTTTTCGTTCGGAGACAGCATTTCTCTTGGGTGTGGAAGAAGTGTCGAGTCTCTTTCATTTTCCTATTTCAACGACCGAGACGCCGAATATCAAATGGCAAAAGGCAGGCTCGGCGCCACCACCACCAAATATTCCGAAAGAAGGGATTCTCTTGGGACACAATGACTATCGTGGCGTGAAGACGGATATTCGTCTAGCAACATCTGATCGTCGACGTCATCTCTACTGTATTGGACAGACTGGTGTTGGAAAGTCCGTGTTTCTCCAAGAAATGGCGAAGCAGGATGTCCGTAATGGGCGAGGTTTGTGCTTCATTGATCCGCATGGTGATGCTGTGCAGGATATTTTGGCAGCTGTTCCGAAAGAGCGAGCTGAGGACATTGTGTATTTTGACCCCGCTGACACAGAGCGTCCTTTTGGGCTCAATATGCTGGAATTCTCTCGTCCCGAGGAAAAGACATTTGTTGTAAATGAAATGATTAATATCTTTGGGAAGCTCTATGATTTGAAGCAGACCGGTGGACCGATGTTTGAGCAGTATATGCGGAATGCCATGCTTCTTATTATGGAAGACCCAGCGACTGGCTCGACGCTCATGGAAATATCGAAGGTGCTTGCTGATCCGGATTTCCGACGGATGAAGCTTGACCGATGTAAGAATCCAGTCGTCTATGATTTCTGGGTAAAAGAGGCGGAGAAGGCGGGGGGTGAGGCGTCGCTTGCCAATATGGTGCCATATATCACGTCGAAGCTCACGCCTTTCGTGGCAAATGACATGATGCGCCCTATTATTGCCCAGCAAAAGAGCACACTTGATTTCCGTACACTCATGGATGAGAAGAAAATCATCCTCCTCAATCTCTCTAAGGGCAAACTTGGGGAAATAAATAGCCATTTGCTCGGCATGGTCGTAGTGGGGAAGATTTTGATGGCGGCACTCTCGCGAGCAGATATACCCGAGGCAGATCGAAAAGACTTCTCTCTCTATATTGATGAATTTCAAAACGTCACGACGGACTCTATCGCGCAAATTCTTTCCGAGGCACGAAAGTACGGACTCAATCTCATCATAGCGCATCAGTTTATCGGGCAACTGTCAGAAGATATTTCAAAGGCGGTCTTCGGTAATGTGGGATCAATGGTTTCGTTTCGAGTTGGCCCCGAGGATGCGGAATTTCTCGAGAAACAATTTGAGCCGATTTTTTCTGCGCGCGACCTTGTGAATGTTGACAACTATCATGCTTTTGCTCGACTCCTCATTAACAATCAGTCTACCAAGCCGTTCAATCTCTTGGTCTATCCTCCGACCTCTGGCGATGAGGAACTCGCGGGGCATCTCAAGGAGCTCTCGCGTCTGCGCTTCGGTCGCGACGCTGATGTCGTCAATCGCGAAATCATGGAGCGGACAAAGTTGGTAGGCAG
Proteins encoded:
- a CDS encoding type IV secretion system DNA-binding domain-containing protein; the encoded protein is METTFDFNLILIPLLFAMGGLAALSGVLLVIRTLLFFRARINRSLNMDLETIQVSKPADRKGESLRPDEWKEEIGAMEQLLVSLQSFRGMKHRFNPLSDIKRFFYGPPAIVFEVANPEGDEEMTFFLSVPRKFREGIEKQVHSFFPNAFVEKVKDYTIFSPKSFSSVSTLSLAKSPALPIRTYESLDVDPLNEISNSLSKLSKEGEGAAVQIILSPAGTSWRLEGRRIAHEMQQGKRLADVYHESPFLHFLGSAFVSLFHAATYTDKPGEKPADKPLVQLTPEEQDLVKAIERKVSKAAFHVNVRLLAAAASQERADQILATMENAFAQFEYPEANLFRTQRLRDRSAKPVIFDYIFRSFRSETAFLLGVEEVSSLFHFPISTTETPNIKWQKAGSAPPPPNIPKEGILLGHNDYRGVKTDIRLATSDRRRHLYCIGQTGVGKSVFLQEMAKQDVRNGRGLCFIDPHGDAVQDILAAVPKERAEDIVYFDPADTERPFGLNMLEFSRPEEKTFVVNEMINIFGKLYDLKQTGGPMFEQYMRNAMLLIMEDPATGSTLMEISKVLADPDFRRMKLDRCKNPVVYDFWVKEAEKAGGEASLANMVPYITSKLTPFVANDMMRPIIAQQKSTLDFRTLMDEKKIILLNLSKGKLGEINSHLLGMVVVGKILMAALSRADIPEADRKDFSLYIDEFQNVTTDSIAQILSEARKYGLNLIIAHQFIGQLSEDISKAVFGNVGSMVSFRVGPEDAEFLEKQFEPIFSARDLVNVDNYHAFARLLINNQSTKPFNLLVYPPTSGDEELAGHLKELSRLRFGRDADVVNREIMERTKLVGSLS